A section of the Burkholderia mallei ATCC 23344 genome encodes:
- the clpS gene encoding ATP-dependent Clp protease adapter ClpS: MAIIPDKQDSSVLERKEQKLKPPSMYKVVLLNDDFTPMEFVVMVVQEYFKKDRETATQIMLKVHREGRGVCGVYTRDIASTKVEQVVTHARQAGHPLQCVMEEA, encoded by the coding sequence ATGGCGATTATCCCGGACAAGCAGGACAGCAGCGTCCTGGAACGCAAGGAACAGAAGCTCAAGCCGCCTTCGATGTACAAGGTGGTGCTCCTGAACGACGACTTCACGCCAATGGAATTCGTCGTGATGGTCGTGCAGGAGTATTTCAAGAAAGATCGCGAAACGGCAACACAGATTATGCTGAAGGTGCATCGCGAAGGGCGGGGAGTTTGTGGGGTCTATACGCGGGACATCGCGTCGACCAAAGTCGAGCAAGTCGTTACCCATGCGCGGCAGGCCGGGCATCCGCTGCAGTGCGTGATGGAGGAAGCATGA
- a CDS encoding IS3-like element IS407 family transposase (programmed frameshift), with product MKKRFTEQQIIGFLKEAEAGMPVKELCRKHGFSDASFYTWRAKFGGMEVSEARRLKGLEVENARLKKLLAEAMLDMEALKVVVKGKPLSPQAKREAVLAIREKVNISERRACRLVGLSRSVLHYDAKPDHENEVLAARLVKLAHERRRFGYRRLHALVEREGTHANHKRIYRLYREAGLAVRRRRKRHGVMIEREQLALPGAPNEVWSIDFVMDALSNGRRVKCLTVVDDFTKEAVDIVVDHGISGLYVARALDRAARFRGYPKAVRTDQGPEFTSRALDQWAYANGVTLKLIQAGKPTQNAYIESFNGKFRDECLNEHWFTTLAHARAVIAAWRQGYNEQRPHSALNYLAPSEFAAKHRATADAPAAFQELV from the exons ATGAAGAAGCGCTTTACGGAACAGCAAATCATCGGGTTTCTGAAGGAAGCCGAGGCCGGTATGCCGGTCAAGGAACTGTGCAGGAAGCATGGGTTCAGTGACGCGTCGTTCTACACCTGGCGCGCGAAGTTCGGCGGCATGGAAGTCTCGGAAGCCCGCCGGCTCAAGGGCCTCGAGGTGGAGAATGCCCGACTGAAGAAACTGCTGGCCGAAGCAATGCTCGATATGGAAGCGTTGAAGGTTGTCGTCAAGGGAAAGC CCCTGAGCCCGCAAGCCAAACGCGAAGCAGTGTTGGCGATTCGGGAGAAGGTCAACATCTCCGAGCGCCGCGCCTGCCGGCTTGTCGGGCTTTCTCGCAGCGTGCTGCATTACGACGCGAAGCCGGACCACGAGAATGAGGTGCTCGCGGCGCGTCTGGTGAAGTTGGCGCACGAACGTCGTCGATTCGGCTACCGCCGACTGCACGCCCTGGTGGAACGCGAAGGCACGCACGCCAATCACAAGCGCATCTATCGCCTGTACCGTGAGGCAGGGCTGGCTGTGCGGCGCCGTCGCAAGCGCCACGGCGTCATGATTGAGCGCGAGCAACTGGCATTGCCGGGCGCACCCAACGAGGTATGGTCAATCGATTTCGTGATGGATGCGCTTTCCAACGGCCGGCGCGTGAAGTGCCTGACCGTCGTCGACGATTTCACGAAAGAGGCTGTCGACATCGTCGTCGACCATGGCATCTCAGGTTTGTATGTCGCTCGGGCATTGGACCGTGCAGCTCGCTTCCGTGGCTATCCCAAGGCGGTGCGAACAGACCAGGGACCCGAATTTACGAGCCGCGCGCTTGACCAGTGGGCGTATGCGAACGGCGTCACGCTGAAGTTGATTCAGGCGGGCAAGCCCACGCAGAATGCGTACATCGAATCGTTCAACGGCAAGTTCCGCGACGAATGCCTTAACGAGCACTGGTTCACGACGCTCGCGCACGCTCGGGCAGTCATCGCGGCATGGCGTCAGGGCTACAACGAGCAAAGGCCGCACAGCGCACTGAACTACCTTGCGCCGTCAGAGTTTGCGGCGAAACATCGGGCAACCGCGGACGCTCCTGCCGCTTTCCAGGAGTTGGTTTAA
- the adk gene encoding adenylate kinase, translating into MRLILLGAPGAGKGTQANFIKEKFGIPQISTGDMLRAAVKAGTPLGVEAKTYMDEGKLVPDSLIIGLVKERLKEADCANGYLFDGFPRTIAQADAMKEAGVAIDYVLEIDVPFSEIIERMSGRRTHPASGRTYHVKFNPPKVEGKDDVTGEPLVQRDDDKEETVKKRLDVYEAQTKPLITYYGDWARRGAENGLKAPAYRKISGLGAVEEIRARVFDALK; encoded by the coding sequence ATGCGTTTGATCCTGTTGGGCGCGCCCGGCGCGGGAAAGGGCACCCAGGCAAACTTCATCAAGGAGAAGTTCGGCATCCCGCAAATCTCGACGGGCGACATGCTGCGTGCCGCCGTGAAGGCCGGCACGCCGCTCGGCGTCGAGGCGAAGACGTACATGGACGAAGGCAAGCTCGTGCCGGATTCGCTGATCATCGGCCTCGTCAAGGAACGTCTGAAGGAAGCGGACTGCGCGAACGGCTATCTGTTCGACGGCTTCCCGCGCACGATCGCGCAGGCCGACGCGATGAAGGAAGCGGGCGTCGCGATCGACTACGTGCTGGAGATCGACGTGCCGTTCTCGGAAATCATCGAACGCATGAGCGGCCGCCGCACGCATCCGGCGTCGGGCCGCACGTATCACGTGAAGTTCAACCCGCCGAAGGTCGAGGGCAAGGACGACGTCACAGGCGAGCCGCTGGTCCAGCGCGACGACGACAAGGAAGAGACGGTGAAGAAACGCCTCGACGTGTACGAGGCGCAGACGAAGCCGCTCATCACGTACTACGGCGACTGGGCGCGGCGCGGCGCGGAAAACGGCCTGAAGGCGCCCGCTTACCGGAAGATCTCCGGCCTCGGCGCCGTCGAGGAAATCCGCGCGCGCGTGTTCGACGCGCTGAAGTGA
- the kdsB gene encoding 3-deoxy-manno-octulosonate cytidylyltransferase, translating to MTSPLPFVAVVPARLASTRLPNKPLADLGGKPMVVRVAERAREAGAQQVLVASDAQRVLDAVREHGFDAVLTRADHPSGTDRLAEVAAKLGFDDDTIVVNVQGDEPLIDPQLVRDVASHLAAHPSCAIATAAHPIHEAHEVFNPNYVKVVLDAHGVALYFSRAPIPWSRDAYLPHWPNVAAMPAPTCPVYRHIGLYAYRARFLRTYPTLAQAPIEAAEQLEQLRAMWHGERIAVRVTEHAPEAGIDTPADLERVQALFRSRAK from the coding sequence ATGACCTCCCCGCTCCCTTTCGTCGCCGTCGTCCCCGCCCGCCTCGCGTCGACCCGCCTGCCGAACAAGCCGCTCGCCGATCTCGGCGGCAAGCCGATGGTCGTGCGCGTCGCCGAGCGCGCGCGTGAAGCCGGCGCGCAGCAGGTGCTCGTCGCATCCGACGCGCAGCGCGTGCTCGACGCGGTACGCGAGCACGGCTTCGACGCGGTGCTCACGCGCGCCGACCATCCGTCCGGCACCGATCGCCTCGCCGAGGTCGCCGCGAAGCTCGGCTTCGACGACGACACGATCGTCGTCAACGTCCAGGGCGACGAGCCGCTGATCGATCCGCAGCTCGTGCGCGACGTAGCGTCGCACCTCGCCGCGCACCCGTCGTGCGCGATCGCGACGGCCGCGCACCCGATTCACGAAGCGCACGAGGTGTTCAATCCGAACTACGTGAAGGTCGTGCTCGACGCGCACGGCGTCGCGCTGTACTTCTCGCGCGCGCCGATTCCGTGGTCGCGCGATGCTTACCTGCCGCACTGGCCGAACGTCGCGGCGATGCCCGCGCCGACGTGCCCGGTCTATCGGCACATCGGCCTGTACGCGTATCGCGCACGCTTCCTGCGCACGTATCCGACGCTCGCGCAGGCGCCGATCGAGGCGGCCGAACAGCTCGAGCAGTTGCGCGCGATGTGGCATGGCGAGCGGATCGCGGTGCGCGTCACCGAGCATGCGCCCGAGGCCGGCATCGACACGCCGGCCGATCTCGAACGCGTGCAGGCCCTTTTTCGGTCTCGCGCCAAATAA
- a CDS encoding cold-shock protein, producing the protein MATGIVKWFNDAKGFGFITPDEGGEDLFAHFSAINMQGFKTLKEGQKVSFEVVQGPKGKQASNIQAA; encoded by the coding sequence ATGGCAACTGGTATTGTCAAATGGTTCAATGACGCGAAGGGCTTCGGCTTCATCACGCCCGACGAAGGCGGCGAAGATCTGTTTGCACATTTCTCGGCGATCAACATGCAGGGCTTCAAAACCCTGAAGGAAGGCCAAAAGGTCAGCTTCGAGGTAGTGCAAGGCCCGAAGGGCAAGCAAGCGTCGAACATCCAAGCAGCTTGA
- a CDS encoding Trm112 family protein, translated as MDARLLEILVCPICKGPLHYDRGAQELVCHADKLAYPIRDGIPVMLVDEARQTVEGTPVDPAGPARGR; from the coding sequence GTGGACGCACGTCTGCTTGAAATCCTCGTCTGCCCGATTTGCAAGGGTCCGCTCCACTATGATCGCGGCGCGCAGGAGCTCGTCTGCCATGCCGACAAGCTCGCGTATCCGATTCGCGACGGCATCCCCGTGATGCTCGTCGACGAAGCGCGCCAGACCGTCGAAGGCACGCCGGTCGATCCGGCCGGCCCGGCCCGGGGCCGCTGA
- a CDS encoding IS1182-like element ISBma2 family transposase yields the protein MLKTPMPTQHELEMVTLEELVPKDHLLRQIDAAVDFEFIRAKVAHLYCADNGRPALDPVVMFKLLFIGYLFGVRSERQLMREVQVNVAYRWFARFRLTDKVPDASTFSQNRRRRFTDTTVYQEIFDEIVRQAIKRGLVDGRVLYTDSTHLKANANKGKFDVVKLEQTPAAYTEALNAAVDADRAAHGRKPLDRDDDEPPSSKDTKLSRTDPDSGYMVRDDKPKGFFYLDHRTVDAKHAIITDTHVTPASVHDSQPYLDRLDRQRERFEFKVEAVGLDAGYFTPAVCQGLEERGIAGVMGYRTPNHKPGMFYKRQFKYDAYRNEYVCPQGQALPYSTTNRLGYREYKSNAQICGRCPVRSQCTNSAIAVKVVTRHVWERAKERVDARRLTEWGQRIYARRKQTVERSFADAKQLHGHRYARMRGLRKVAEQCLLAAAAQNIKKIAMLLARKRKKGPAGPDWRFVRMLLRLVSGLRCSFDYPLAANPQS from the coding sequence ATGCTGAAGACGCCCATGCCCACGCAGCACGAACTCGAGATGGTGACGCTCGAGGAACTCGTGCCGAAGGACCACCTGCTGCGCCAGATCGATGCGGCGGTGGATTTCGAGTTCATCCGCGCGAAGGTGGCGCATCTGTATTGCGCGGACAACGGGCGGCCGGCGCTCGATCCCGTGGTGATGTTCAAGCTGTTGTTCATCGGCTACCTGTTCGGGGTGCGCAGCGAGCGGCAACTGATGCGTGAGGTCCAGGTCAACGTCGCCTATCGCTGGTTCGCCCGGTTCCGGCTGACCGACAAGGTGCCGGATGCGTCAACGTTCTCGCAGAATCGCCGCCGACGCTTCACGGACACGACGGTGTATCAGGAGATCTTCGACGAGATCGTGCGGCAGGCGATCAAGCGCGGGCTGGTCGACGGTCGGGTGCTGTACACGGACAGCACGCACCTGAAGGCGAACGCGAACAAAGGCAAGTTCGATGTGGTGAAGCTGGAGCAGACGCCGGCCGCCTACACGGAGGCATTGAACGCGGCAGTGGATGCGGACCGGGCCGCGCATGGCAGGAAGCCGCTGGATCGCGACGACGATGAGCCGCCGTCTAGCAAGGACACCAAGCTCAGCCGGACCGATCCGGACAGCGGCTACATGGTGCGGGACGACAAGCCGAAGGGGTTCTTCTATCTGGACCACCGCACGGTGGATGCCAAGCACGCGATCATCACCGATACGCATGTGACGCCGGCCTCGGTGCATGACAGCCAGCCGTATCTGGATCGGCTGGATCGCCAGCGCGAGCGCTTTGAGTTCAAGGTCGAGGCGGTGGGGCTGGATGCGGGCTACTTCACGCCGGCGGTGTGCCAGGGGCTGGAGGAGCGAGGGATTGCCGGGGTGATGGGCTATCGCACGCCGAACCACAAGCCGGGCATGTTCTACAAACGGCAGTTCAAGTACGACGCGTATCGCAACGAATACGTGTGCCCGCAGGGGCAGGCCCTGCCGTACAGCACGACCAATCGGCTCGGCTATCGGGAATACAAATCCAATGCGCAGATCTGCGGGCGCTGCCCGGTACGATCGCAGTGCACGAACAGTGCGATCGCGGTGAAGGTGGTAACGCGCCACGTGTGGGAGCGCGCCAAGGAGCGGGTGGACGCGCGGCGCTTGACCGAATGGGGCCAACGCATTTACGCGCGGCGCAAGCAGACGGTGGAGCGCAGCTTCGCCGATGCCAAGCAGCTGCATGGGCACCGTTATGCCCGTATGCGTGGGCTACGCAAGGTGGCCGAGCAGTGCTTGCTGGCCGCGGCGGCACAGAACATCAAGAAGATTGCGATGCTGCTGGCGCGGAAGCGGAAAAAGGGGCCAGCGGGTCCCGATTGGCGCTTCGTGCGCATGCTGCTGCGTCTGGTGAGCGGTTTGCGCTGCAGCTTCGACTACCCGCTCGCGGCGAACCCGCAATCCTGA
- a CDS encoding GNAT family N-acetyltransferase has product MATAPADGERGATNDAAPRSSPWRFRAAAASDAHACAPLVFESGVREFGYFLGEPPARCIAFLAFAFASKHGRFSWRRHRVALGGDGTVSAVLAAHDGRATTFDDLHVAWMLLRFFGVARTIRMLLRGLVLESELPAPKRSQTLIAHCATEARVRGCGAFSALFDDAMRAGLLGVEPGREVVLDVLASNERARALYERLGFAATPRARPRSARLPGELASVRMRFGGASR; this is encoded by the coding sequence ATGGCGACGGCGCCTGCCGACGGCGAGCGCGGCGCGACGAACGACGCCGCGCCGCGCTCGTCGCCGTGGCGTTTTCGCGCGGCCGCGGCGAGCGATGCGCACGCATGTGCGCCGCTCGTGTTCGAATCCGGCGTACGCGAATTCGGCTACTTCCTCGGCGAGCCGCCCGCGCGATGCATCGCGTTTCTCGCATTCGCGTTCGCATCGAAGCACGGGCGCTTTTCGTGGCGGCGCCATCGCGTCGCGCTCGGCGGCGACGGCACGGTGAGCGCGGTGCTCGCCGCGCACGACGGGCGTGCGACGACTTTCGACGATCTGCACGTCGCATGGATGCTGCTGCGCTTTTTCGGCGTCGCGCGCACGATCCGGATGCTGTTGCGCGGGCTCGTGCTCGAAAGCGAGCTGCCCGCGCCGAAGCGTTCGCAAACGCTGATCGCGCATTGCGCGACCGAGGCGCGCGTGCGCGGCTGCGGCGCATTCAGCGCGCTGTTCGACGACGCGATGCGCGCCGGCCTGCTGGGCGTGGAACCGGGCCGGGAAGTCGTGCTCGACGTGCTGGCGAGCAACGAGCGCGCCCGCGCGCTCTACGAGCGTCTCGGCTTCGCGGCTACGCCGCGCGCGCGGCCGCGGTCCGCGCGTCTGCCTGGCGAGCTCGCGTCGGTGAGGATGCGCTTTGGCGGCGCGTCGCGGTGA
- the clpA gene encoding ATP-dependent Clp protease ATP-binding subunit ClpA: MIAQELEVSLHMAFMEARQARHEFITVEHLLLALLDNPTAAEVLRACAANIEDLRQNLRNFIHDNTPTVPGTDDVDTQPTLGFQRVIQRAIMHVQSTSNGKKEVTGANVLVAIFGEKDSHAVYYLQQQGVTRLDVVNFISHGIAKTSSGEAAKPADANAEGEDAGAQKETPLAQFTQNLNQMAKDGRIDPLIGRESEVERVVQVLCRRRKNNPLLVGEAGVGKTAIAEGLAYRITRGEVPDILANAQVYSLDMGALLAGTKYRGDFEQRLKTVLKELKERPHAILFIDEIHTLIGAGAASGGTLDASNLLKPALSSGTLKCIGATTFTEYRGIFEKDAALSRRFQKIDVTEPSVEQTVAILRGLKSRFEEHHGVKYSSGALSAAAELSARFITDRHLPDKAIDVIDEAGAAQRVLPKSKQKKTIGKSEIEEIISKIARVPPQSVSQDDRSKLQTLDRDLKSVVFGQDPAIDALAAAIKMARAGLGKLDKPIGAFLFSGPTGVGKTEVARQLAFTLGIELIRFDMSEYMERHAVSRLIGAPPGYVGFDQGGLLTEAVTKKPHCVLLLDEIEKAHPDIFNVLLQVMDHGTLTDNNGRKADFRNVIIIMTTNAGAESMQKATIGFTTRRETGDEMADIKRLFTPEFRNRLDATISFRSLDEEIIMRVVDKFLIQLEEQLHEKKVDALFTDALRKHLAKHGFDPLMGARPMQRLIQDTIRRALADELLFGKLVNGGHVTVDVDENDKVLLSFDKTATPPSKPNEEAVEVE; the protein is encoded by the coding sequence ATGATTGCCCAGGAATTGGAAGTCAGCCTGCACATGGCGTTCATGGAAGCGCGCCAGGCGCGGCATGAGTTCATTACGGTCGAGCATCTTTTGTTGGCCCTGCTGGATAATCCGACGGCAGCCGAGGTGTTGCGCGCGTGCGCGGCGAACATCGAGGACCTGCGTCAGAACCTGCGCAATTTCATCCACGACAACACGCCTACCGTTCCCGGCACCGACGATGTCGACACGCAGCCGACGCTCGGCTTTCAGCGCGTGATCCAGCGGGCGATCATGCACGTGCAGTCGACGTCGAACGGCAAGAAGGAAGTCACGGGCGCGAACGTGCTCGTCGCGATCTTCGGCGAGAAGGATTCGCACGCGGTCTACTACTTGCAGCAGCAGGGCGTGACGCGCCTCGACGTCGTCAACTTCATCTCGCACGGCATCGCGAAGACGAGCAGCGGCGAAGCCGCGAAGCCCGCCGACGCGAACGCGGAAGGCGAGGACGCGGGCGCGCAGAAGGAAACGCCGCTCGCGCAGTTCACGCAGAACCTGAACCAGATGGCGAAGGACGGGCGCATCGATCCGCTGATCGGGCGCGAGTCCGAGGTCGAGCGCGTCGTGCAGGTGCTCTGCCGCCGCCGCAAGAACAATCCGCTCCTCGTCGGCGAGGCGGGCGTCGGCAAGACGGCGATCGCCGAAGGCCTCGCGTACCGGATCACGCGCGGCGAGGTGCCGGACATCCTTGCGAACGCGCAGGTGTATTCGCTCGACATGGGCGCGCTCCTCGCGGGCACGAAGTACCGCGGCGATTTCGAGCAGCGCCTGAAGACGGTGCTGAAGGAGCTGAAGGAGCGGCCGCACGCGATACTCTTCATCGACGAGATCCACACGCTGATCGGCGCGGGCGCCGCGTCGGGCGGCACGCTCGATGCGTCGAACCTGCTGAAGCCGGCGCTGTCGTCGGGCACGCTCAAGTGCATTGGCGCGACGACGTTCACCGAATATCGCGGCATCTTCGAGAAGGATGCGGCGCTGTCGCGGCGCTTCCAGAAGATCGACGTGACCGAGCCGAGCGTCGAGCAGACGGTCGCGATCCTGCGCGGCCTGAAGTCGCGCTTCGAGGAGCATCACGGCGTCAAGTATTCGTCGGGCGCGCTGTCGGCGGCCGCCGAGCTGTCGGCGCGGTTCATCACCGACCGCCATCTGCCCGACAAGGCGATCGACGTGATCGACGAAGCGGGCGCCGCGCAGCGCGTGCTGCCGAAATCCAAGCAAAAGAAGACGATCGGCAAGAGCGAGATCGAGGAAATCATCTCGAAGATCGCGCGCGTGCCGCCGCAGAGCGTGTCGCAGGACGACCGCAGCAAGCTGCAGACGCTCGACCGCGATCTGAAGAGCGTCGTGTTCGGCCAGGACCCGGCGATCGACGCGCTCGCCGCCGCGATCAAGATGGCGCGCGCGGGCCTCGGCAAGCTCGACAAGCCGATCGGCGCGTTCCTGTTCTCCGGCCCGACGGGCGTCGGCAAGACCGAAGTGGCGCGCCAACTGGCGTTCACGCTCGGCATCGAGCTGATCCGCTTCGACATGTCGGAATACATGGAGCGTCACGCGGTGAGCCGCCTGATCGGCGCGCCGCCCGGATACGTCGGGTTCGACCAGGGCGGCTTGCTGACCGAGGCCGTCACGAAGAAGCCGCACTGCGTGCTGCTGCTCGACGAGATCGAGAAGGCGCATCCGGACATCTTCAACGTGCTGCTGCAGGTGATGGATCACGGCACGCTGACCGACAACAACGGCCGCAAGGCGGATTTCCGCAACGTCATCATCATCATGACGACGAACGCGGGCGCGGAGTCGATGCAGAAGGCGACGATCGGCTTCACGACGCGGCGCGAAACCGGCGACGAGATGGCAGACATCAAGCGCCTGTTCACGCCCGAGTTCCGCAACCGGCTCGATGCGACGATCAGCTTCCGTTCGCTCGATGAGGAAATCATCATGCGGGTGGTCGACAAGTTCCTGATCCAGCTCGAGGAGCAACTGCACGAGAAGAAGGTCGACGCGCTCTTCACCGATGCGCTGCGCAAGCATCTCGCGAAGCACGGCTTCGATCCGCTGATGGGCGCGCGACCGATGCAGCGGTTGATCCAGGATACGATCCGGCGCGCGCTCGCCGACGAGTTGCTGTTCGGCAAGCTCGTCAACGGCGGGCACGTGACGGTCGACGTCGACGAGAACGACAAGGTGCTGCTGTCGTTCGACAAGACGGCGACGCCGCCCAGCAAGCCGAACGAAGAGGCGGTCGAAGTCGAATAG
- a CDS encoding UDP-3-O-acyl N-acetylglycosamine deacetylase — translation MSVPTGWATSQGTLARALTIDGHGLHTGRRVGVRILPARPEDGVTGIAFRRVEQGRTLATLPVDPALRRAQPLCTMLRNADGVGVRTVEHLLASLLACEIDHAIVELDAEEVPILDGSATPWVDAIRTCGRVALDAPKRFIRVLRTVVVTEGEGEQRREMRIEPAPRYELSVRNDLRGFGEMHWDGALTPAAFATEIAPSRSYGRVKWAVPAILAGYLRGMPILRGARPSCTASIVGKRVLGGMRLPDEFVRHRVLDLVGDLALAGAPLLARVSAVRPGHEMNFRLVDALLAEPGAWQWADFSEA, via the coding sequence ATGAGCGTGCCGACCGGCTGGGCGACGAGTCAGGGTACGCTGGCACGCGCGCTGACGATCGACGGTCACGGGCTGCACACGGGGCGCCGGGTGGGGGTGCGGATCCTGCCCGCGCGTCCCGAGGACGGCGTGACGGGCATCGCGTTTCGCCGCGTCGAGCAGGGGCGCACGCTCGCGACGCTGCCCGTCGATCCCGCGCTGCGCCGCGCGCAGCCGCTCTGCACGATGCTGCGCAATGCCGACGGCGTCGGCGTGCGCACCGTCGAGCATCTGCTCGCATCGCTGCTCGCGTGCGAAATCGATCACGCGATCGTCGAGCTCGACGCGGAGGAGGTACCGATTCTCGACGGCAGCGCAACGCCGTGGGTGGACGCGATCCGCACGTGCGGCCGCGTCGCGCTCGATGCGCCGAAGCGTTTCATCCGCGTGCTGCGGACTGTCGTCGTCACGGAGGGCGAGGGCGAGCAGCGGCGCGAAATGCGGATCGAACCGGCGCCGCGCTACGAGCTGAGCGTGCGCAATGACCTGCGCGGCTTCGGCGAGATGCACTGGGACGGTGCGTTGACGCCGGCCGCATTCGCGACCGAAATCGCGCCGTCGCGCTCGTATGGCCGCGTGAAATGGGCGGTCCCCGCGATCCTTGCCGGCTATCTGCGCGGGATGCCGATCCTGCGCGGCGCGCGGCCGTCGTGCACCGCATCCATCGTCGGCAAGCGCGTGCTGGGCGGGATGCGGCTGCCGGACGAGTTCGTCCGGCACCGCGTGCTCGACCTCGTCGGCGATCTCGCGCTGGCCGGTGCGCCGTTGCTCGCGCGCGTGAGCGCGGTGCGGCCGGGCCACGAGATGAATTTCCGGCTCGTCGACGCATTGCTGGCCGAGCCCGGCGCGTGGCAGTGGGCCGATTTTTCCGAGGCCTGA
- a CDS encoding aminotransferase class I/II-fold pyridoxal phosphate-dependent enzyme, giving the protein MALGEHLRQQLAAKALKRQLERATDAAAAPGVPGTPAAQTASARSRFESMPQYQQVRIMREMGEKLRVDSPFFRVHDGVAGATTQIGGREYLNYANYNYLGLAGDPAVSARAKDAIDRYGTSASASRMVAGERPVQRELERGLASFYETDDCVAFVSGHATNVTVIGSLFGPGDLIVHDALAHNSIVQGAQLSGAKRLGFAHNDWRALDALLARVRREYRHVLIAIEGLYSMDGDLPDLARFVEIKQRHGAFLMVDEAHSLGVLGRHGKGIREHCGVPSADVDLWMGTLSKVLAGCGGFIAGCQPLIDILRHLAPGFLYSVGLSPVLAAASLAALERLQAEPQRIATLRERGLQFLTQAREAGLNTGTSEGYAVVPVITGSSLKAAQWANALFDEGINVQPIFYPAVEEKAARLRFFICSTHEPEQIERTIAALVRLAR; this is encoded by the coding sequence ATGGCACTGGGAGAGCATCTTCGCCAGCAACTGGCGGCGAAAGCGCTGAAACGGCAACTGGAGCGCGCCACCGATGCCGCCGCGGCGCCCGGCGTGCCCGGCACGCCGGCTGCGCAGACCGCATCGGCGCGCAGCCGCTTCGAATCGATGCCGCAGTATCAGCAGGTTCGGATCATGCGCGAGATGGGCGAGAAGCTGCGTGTCGACTCGCCGTTCTTCCGCGTGCACGATGGCGTGGCCGGCGCGACGACGCAGATCGGCGGGCGCGAATACCTGAACTACGCGAACTACAACTACCTGGGCCTCGCGGGCGACCCCGCCGTGTCGGCGCGCGCGAAGGACGCGATCGACCGCTACGGCACGTCCGCGTCGGCGAGCCGGATGGTGGCGGGCGAGCGGCCCGTGCAGCGCGAGCTCGAGCGCGGCCTCGCGTCGTTCTACGAGACCGACGATTGCGTCGCGTTCGTGAGCGGCCACGCGACGAACGTGACCGTGATCGGCTCGCTGTTCGGCCCGGGCGACCTCATCGTGCACGATGCGCTCGCGCACAACAGCATCGTGCAGGGCGCGCAGTTGAGCGGCGCGAAGCGCCTCGGCTTCGCGCACAACGACTGGCGCGCGCTCGACGCGCTGCTCGCGCGCGTGCGGCGCGAATACCGGCACGTGCTCATCGCGATCGAAGGGCTCTACAGCATGGACGGCGATCTGCCGGACCTCGCGCGCTTCGTCGAGATCAAGCAGCGTCACGGTGCGTTCCTGATGGTCGACGAGGCGCATTCGCTCGGCGTGCTCGGCCGGCACGGCAAGGGCATCCGCGAGCACTGCGGCGTGCCGTCCGCCGATGTCGATCTGTGGATGGGCACGCTGAGCAAGGTGCTCGCCGGGTGCGGCGGCTTCATCGCCGGCTGCCAGCCGCTCATCGACATCCTGCGCCATCTCGCGCCGGGCTTCCTGTACAGCGTCGGGCTGTCGCCCGTGCTCGCGGCCGCGTCGCTCGCCGCGCTCGAGCGCTTGCAGGCCGAGCCGCAGCGGATCGCGACGCTGCGCGAGCGCGGGCTGCAGTTCCTCACGCAGGCGCGCGAGGCCGGTCTCAACACGGGCACGAGCGAAGGCTACGCGGTCGTGCCGGTCATCACCGGCAGCTCGCTGAAGGCCGCGCAATGGGCGAACGCGCTCTTCGACGAAGGCATCAACGTGCAGCCGATCTTCTATCCGGCCGTCGAAGAGAAGGCCGCGCGGCTGCGTTTCTTCATCTGCTCGACGCACGAGCCCGAGCAGATCGAGCGCACGATCGCGGCGCTCGTGCGGCTCGCGCGCTGA